A window of Ruminiclostridium herbifermentans genomic DNA:
GTTCTTCAATATCTGGCAATGTACTTTTCCCTATTGGCAAACTAGTCTCTAAACTATTGCTTGTATTTGATTGAGATATATCTGCTCTACTATTCTGTTTATCAATTCCGTTTGCAAAATAAACCGCAAAAAAATATATCAGCAGCAGCATTACACTTAAGGCTAATACTAAAGTAAAATATCTATTCCTTTGCTTTCTCATTGTTCCTCCAAAAATCCTATGCCTTATGTATTAATGCTATACATTTGCTTTGTTGAAGTCAATATATAAAGAAGTCAATACAATTATAGCCAACTTCAACTGAGCAAATAAATTCTAGCGCATTATTAATCTGATTAGTAAGTATCTTTTGCAGTATGTAAACTTGTTATAAGTAATCTATAATAGAAATTTTACAATTTTTCTCTCAAAACTGCTTATTGCACATACTTTTCAATTAACTTAATCATTTTTTCTACTGTATTAAAGTTATCTAACAACAAATCATAGTCTTCAATAGCAATATCATATTCCTCTTCTATAGCAACAATAACATCTATGCTTTTTAAAGAATCAAGCCCCCAGTCTCTGAGGTCATCTGTAACTTTTAAATCAGCAAATTCTGATATATCAGCACCCACTGTTTTAGAAAAAATTTCTACTATTTTGTCCTTGCTTATATCCATATATAACCCTCCCATATGGCCACTACTAATTCTTAATACATTTTAAATTTATAAACACTGTTCTTAGAGATAAATGTGAGTTATCTCATAAACTCCTGAAATTTAGGAAAGAAAGTGTATTCATCTATGTTACACTTTGAATAATATCATCTAATATTGAACTATATTCTTCAATTCTGTCCCAGCTATCAGAGGCAATAAAAGCAAAAACCCTGCCAATATACTTATCTTGGCCTTCTGGCAATACTGTAGGTAACGTTCCCGAAGTATATACAAAAGCGCCTTCTCTTCCCCCTGGTTCTAACAAAATCCCTTTTTTATCTATTTCTTTAATTAAATCTACATGGCTCACAGGTTTTTCGGAAATCAATCTAAAATACCTTGATAATATTTTTACATCCTTTATCTGATTATTAAGGAATGAAATATATGTAGACAGCGTAAACCTTCCATTTATCTCTATAATTGGTATAATCACATCGTCGGTGGTAATAATTGAATCAATTCCAGCAACCCCTGTATATCCTATTCCAAATAGATATTTACCTATTTTTTCACCATACTGTTTGTAAGAATTCAAAATCTCCTCATCTAAATCGGGCGGTATTTTTGAACCTATATATACTGTATCATTTAATAGCTGTTGTTTAATTGAAAATACATCCACTGTTCCATTTGGTGATATATAAATCTGATAATTCAAATCAGCTTTTTTGTCGTACCAACCTTCAACAAGCCATTTAGCATCGGCTCTCTTCCGTGCAAAACGTGCAATTACACGCAAATTGGATTCAAGCTTATCTTTATCAGATATTACATACAAACCTTTGCCCGATGCTCCATTAGGCTCTTTTATGATAACTTTTTTGAAATATGGCGGGCTATTTGTTAATTTTTCGTATTCTTCACGAATTTCATCAATAGAACAGCACACTTTACCTTGGCATACTTTAAAACCTAGTTCTTCAGATATTTTTCTGTTAAAAATCTTATCATTAACCTTTGCTCCAATTTGTGAACGGGCACCAAGCATCTTCAATCCGGCCATTTCAGCTATCTTTTCCTCCATATATGTTACAGCATATGGTGAAAAAAATACGTCCTCCGTTTGAGAAGCTATATTCTTAAGTTCTTCAATAAGTTCTATATCATTCCGTACAAGTTCTGAAATTGGAGTTAGTAAATCAGCATTCTTAGGTGTTAGTATCCTTGGTATTGAATATCCCATTTTTTTGAGCATATCCAAATATTCTTTATCCGGACTTTTTCTTAAAATAATTACATCCTGTTCTCTACAAATAAGAAGGTTCATTTCTTCGATTCTATTTACTATAACATCCTCACTTCTGTCAACAACTCCTGTGCTAATATTACTCCAATACTTTTCAGCACCTATATTACAAAGCCAAATTATAACTCCTTTGCTCCTTTGTGTAGTTAAATATTGAATTAAATTGAATTCCTTGTCCATATAAATGAGAAAGTCTTTATTAGGAACTTATGCTCCTATAAAAACTTCTCTTCCCCCTCTCATTTAATTGCTTTTAAACTATGTTTAATCAGCTTTCCAGCATAAATCTATCGATGTAGGAGAATATCAAATGATTAGTTTCTAAGTAAACTACCTTATTTTAAGTAGTCATCTATTTTTTTCATTTGATAAGGTCTCCTACATCTATTAATTAAACCGCAGAAGTTGAAGAATTTTTATAGCCTAATAGTTCAGGAATTAGCTTTCTCACGCATCAGAGTTTTATTTATTATATTTACAATACCTTCAGCATTATTATGTATATAAAAATGTCCTCCTTCAAATACATAAAAGCTACATTCTTTTTCTGTATATTCTCGCCACATACTTATATCAAATTCTTCTGATAGTGAATCCTCTTTACCTGATAAAACAGATATATTGCAGTCCACTTTTTTTATTATTGGCTGATAGCCCCCAGTTTCAAGTATTTTAAAATCAGCTCTTAAGGTTTCAATAGCCTTTTGAAGTAATGCCTCATATCGAAATAGTTTTTCTGGAAGACCCCCTCTGCTCTTAACTTCCTGTATGAACTCTTCCTCTGGCAGTAAATAAATATTTCTTTCTTCTTTCTTAATGTTTGGAGGATATCTTCCCGAAATAAAAAGGTGAAGCGGCTGCTTCATATTGCTATCCTTAATTTTTGCAGCCAGCTTATATGCTAAAATAGTACCCATGCTGTGACCAAATATAGCGTATTCGTTATCATCAGTATTTGCTTTCACAATACTAAAAATATCTTCCACAGCCTCTTCCATGCTGTTATAGTATGGCTCCTTACTTCTGCTGCCTCTTCCAGCTAGTTCAAGCATATTTAACTTTATAGAATTGTCTAAATAGTTCTCCCACTTTTTGTATACCAATGAGGAACCTCCTGCATAAGGGAGGCAAAAAAGTTTTATCTTGTTCATACAAATCTCCACGCCAACTTTCGGCTCAAAATATGGTCAAGCTAGTGGAGGTACGCTAATTTATATCGCCTATATCCACATTCTTTCTAGATAATCTCCTCAGCACGGGCAAAAAACACTTGTAGTTTTTGTAACTCGAAAAGGCACCCTGTTTGCACAAGCCCGCTTTTCGAACTGATAACTCTCCACGCCAACTTTAAGCACAGAATTAGTTCTCTGGTTTTTTATTACCTATTTTGCACAATACTACTCCATTGCCTAAATCTTTAACCTCTGTATATTCATATTCTGTCATATCAGGGCAATTTTGCACTTTCAACCAGTATACCTTTTTAGAAACTCTAATAGCCTCAAATACCTGTAAATTTAAAAATTCCTCTGTCAATACTATTCCTGTTCCAGCAATTATACTCGCATTAAATTCCTTTGTCTTAAATGGTGTACGAATGCCAAGACATCTGTGTATATTAATATCTGAATGACTTTCCTTTGCTTTTAATAACAAATCCGTATCAGATTCTGTAGCTGCAGCACTCTTAAATACATCCAGCAAGAACCCATCTTGGCATCCAAATACAATATTCTTTTCTGGAGATATTTCTTCGGAAAGAAATCTTACAGCATCTTCTGAAAGCAAGCTTGAGAATTGGGGTCCTTCTTTTAGTTGTTCCCTGTGTTTTAAATAATTCATATAATCATCAATAAAGGCAAATGTGCTGCACGTAGAATACAGTTCCACAACATCATCCTGATGCTTACTATAAAATAATCTCATGTTCATTTTTCCACTAATATGGTTGCTTTCTGTATGTCTCTCATGTGGATAATGAACACCGCACGCCTCTCTTGATATCTTAAATTTCAATTTATTTTTATACAGTCTATATGCACATTCGACATCCTCTACTCCCCATCTTACAAAGTCTTCATCAAAGCAACCTGCCTTAATTAATTCTTCTTTTTTAACAGATACGTTATTGGTATAGAAAAGCATCCACGGAACAGGAATACTATTTAGGTCATCGTTTATTCTAGAGTATACCAATTCTCTCATATCACAATAATAATCAGATTGCTTCAATTTTTGTATCATCTGATTTGGCCTATTAAAATCAATGAATTCAGGAGTTGAATCACCTTCTTTATGTTCATAGCTAAATCCATAAACATAGCCTATAACAGCATACTTTTCTTGTGTGTTATTTGCATTATGAGTATTAAAATGCTCCCTGACAAAAGTATTTCCGACAACAATACCTGTATCGATAAATATCAGCACATCTCCTTTTGCTCTCTTTATCCCCTCATTTCTTGCAAGAGCAACCCTAAATCCTTTGTCCTCTTGAAAATAATATATTATATTCAACTTACCCCTGTAGGATTCCACGACTTCTCTTGTATCATCACTTGAACCATCGTCAATTACAATAACCTCATATTCTCGACTAGGAAAATCCTGATCTATAAGTGATGAAAGAGTATATTTTAATATATTGCTGCGGTTATATGTAGGTATAATTACAGATGCTTTCATTTTAACCTCCCCCGCCGATTTCCGGCAAAAAATTTGAAAATGATAGTGGAAAAAACTATTTCACCTAATCTCAAAAGAATATTAAATTATATATATTCAAAAAAATTTTCATTTCCTTTGAGTGAAATAAAGTGAAATGTCTGTAATTTGTTTTTTCTTTTCTAAAATATTGTTATGCAGTTCTTCTAAAATTTCAGTTGAGAAACCGCTTTCCTTCCATCTTTCGTATCTTATTCCAAACCCTGCAGCTTCCCAAATTTCAGTGTTTTTTCTTTCATGGTCACCAAAGGGCTCTAACATAACTAAAGGGGTTGCAGCTCCAAGAGAATCCATCATTGTTCCAGCACCTGGTTTTCCAATAATTGCCCTTGCTTCTCTTGTAACGTCAAATAAATGATGATATTGGTCATTGCTTATATACCTTGGCTTCTCATTCTCCTTTATTTCAGATAGAGGAGGAAATTCGTACTGTCCATATTCATTCCTAGTCCAAGCAGTCCAGTTAGGCTCTACCATAAAGTATCTGTTCCCATTTTTTCTTTCTGATGCTTCTTTGATATCATAAGCAACTATATCCAAAGGGATACCTGCTTGTTCCAATTCGGGAATTTTTCCTTGGTATGTGCCCATTCCCCATCCACCACCATGTATAAGGAATCTTTTATCTCTTTGAATATAGGGCACAGGTGACTTGTCTGTAATAGGAATCTGATATTTTACGCTCCTGTCTTCATAGCTATATAGCCACACCTCTTCAATATCCTTTTTATAATCAGGCTTAATGCTCTTTATACTCTGCCATGATGGTGGTAAATCTACATCTACATAAAGGATATGTGCATTAATTTTCTTAGGTGCAATTTTAGACCTATATTCATCCAAAACATGCAGCCAATGTCCTGAAAGCACTATAAAATCCTGTCTATCCTCTTCTTCCCATAATCTAAGCAAGTTTTCAACACATTCGATATCCATACATTGTCGCATATCCATCTGTATTCGTGTTGACATTAGAGCCACAGCAAAATTCTTATGGTAGGCTTCTTTACTTTTTAGAACAGATTTCTTTTTATCCTCTGAAATTAAGCTTTCAAACACATGCACATGTGAATAAAAACCATATTTATTAAGACCTTTTCCTAATAATAAACCGGGTATATACAGCCCTAACCCAAACCCGGAACACAAAATGGTGAATTCATTCTTTCTCATTTTGCACTTCCTCACTTTATACTTATATAAAACTAATATTAAACTTAGTTCTAATCAGCAAATTTATTTCGTTTTGCATCTATAAATTTTTCCATTTTCTCACGCTGCTTTTTGTCTACTTTGAGCATTCTATTCACGTCAAATAATCTTGTAAAGAAATCGAACTGCCAAATAGATGGTTCCTGACTTTCTACTGCATATTCATCTAAATAAGTTAAATCATCAGGCTTTAATGCATCATTTACAAAAGAAGGAATAATTTCACCAAACATAAGTTCAATATAGTAGAAGTTATAGTATACTACCTTATCTAAGTTATATGATTTCACCCTTTCTACCAATAACTCCCAATCAATCTTGTCATAGAACTTTTTAATATACATATATAAATCAGAAAATTTATATATTTTTAAATCCTTTATTCCATCAATATAAATCATTAGAGTAGCTTCCTTATATAAATGACAAGATAACTGTATAATATTATCTATATAGTCTAACATGTAAGCCTTCACGCCATTTACCTCAATTGGAATAGCCCTTTTGATTAAATCCCTTGTATCTACTTTATATGGACAGTTTCCTTTCCACAAAATATCATGGTTAACATCAACTTCAATAACTTTTGCAAATTCATTGTCACTATTCTTTAAAAATTCTTGTATTTCATGTGAATTCATCTGCTGCAATATCTTTACTTTTCTTGATGCCTCAGTAATGACATTTGTCTTCTCATCATATTCTCCCTGTATGTACCCTAATGCCTCCAATTCTTTTGTAAGCACATTAACATCACTAAGCTGCATTATCAAATCTAAGTCGTTAAAAATTCTAGCTTCAATGGCAGGATAAACTACGCTTGCTAAAAGGTTTCCTTTAAGAATAGGTACAACCAAATTGGCTTTTTCAAACCTTTCCATTATTTCAGCTAATCTGTCCAGATAGAATTTGTTTCTTTGACCGTAGACATTCCATTGGCTTTTACATAGTCGTTTAAACTCAGGCTCACGTAAAGCAAACAAATTGTATTTATCCAAATTGTAATAAAGCATATTTAATGTTCTATGTGTAATAGCCTGATATATGACCTCCGCCCAATTGAGATCTTCACTTTCTACAATTTCCTTTAGCCTTTCACTTTGTGATTCTTCTACAATAACAGCAGTCATTAAAACTAGTTGCCTTTCTAAAGATAATTCTTCTCTATGCATCTTTTATCTCTCCTTTTTTGATGTTATTTGCTCATATAAATCCTTAACATCTTTTTTACTTATTTTCCCTATAACATTTCTTGGAATTGATTCTATTATGTATATTTCCTTTGGAACCTTTCTATCCTCAAGTTCATTCATACACCACTTAAATAAGTCCTTAGTCTTGGCGTCACTTTCCGGTTTTAGACATACAAGAGCCACTATTCTTTGTCCTAGCATTTCATCATCAACACCAATTACAGCACATTCCTTTACAGCTTCATGCTTTAGCAATACCTCCTCAATATCTATAGGATAGGCACGGCTTCCGCCTTGCATTATCATGTCGTCATTTCTGCTTAAGACATAGAAACGTCCCTGCTCATCTTTGTAGCCAATGTCTCTAGTTCTAAAGCCTTTATCAGATAAAGACTCTCTGGTAACCTGCTCATTTTTATAGTAACAATCCATCATAAAATCGCTCTGAATATATACTTCACCAATCTCACCAATATCTGCTTCACTTCCATCATCTTTGTACACCTTGATGCCGCAGCCTCTCATTGGTTTTCCTATAACACATGGAAGTGTAATAACATCTTCATGTTCTCCGAAGGAAACCCTTGCAGAAGCTTCAGAAGTTCCATATGCATTATAAATTTTTACCCAAGGAAATTTCTCTGCAGTTTTTTGATAGATAGTGAGTGGATTTATCATTCCACCTATTAAGATTCTTTTAATTGAACTCAGATCAAAGTCATTAAGCTTTGGATATTCAAGAACCTGTAATAACATAGTTCTTACGATATAGAAATTAGTAGCCTTATGTTGTTCAATGGCTTTTAAAAAAATTGCCGGATGAAATACATTGTTTAAAATGATTATCGTTCCCCCACGGCTAATTGCCATTAATACATCTCCTGAAATTGGGCTGGCCTGAGCCAATGACCTAGGAATGATTGTTTTGTCATCACTGGTAAAACCTAAGTGCTCTGCAACAGATAATGCATTTCCAACTATTGCATAATTAGATAATACAA
This region includes:
- a CDS encoding glycosyltransferase; the protein is MKASVIIPTYNRSNILKYTLSSLIDQDFPSREYEVIVIDDGSSDDTREVVESYRGKLNIIYYFQEDKGFRVALARNEGIKRAKGDVLIFIDTGIVVGNTFVREHFNTHNANNTQEKYAVIGYVYGFSYEHKEGDSTPEFIDFNRPNQMIQKLKQSDYYCDMRELVYSRINDDLNSIPVPWMLFYTNNVSVKKEELIKAGCFDEDFVRWGVEDVECAYRLYKNKLKFKISREACGVHYPHERHTESNHISGKMNMRLFYSKHQDDVVELYSTCSTFAFIDDYMNYLKHREQLKEGPQFSSLLSEDAVRFLSEEISPEKNIVFGCQDGFLLDVFKSAAATESDTDLLLKAKESHSDINIHRCLGIRTPFKTKEFNASIIAGTGIVLTEEFLNLQVFEAIRVSKKVYWLKVQNCPDMTEYEYTEVKDLGNGVVLCKIGNKKPEN
- a CDS encoding ATP-grasp domain-containing protein, producing the protein MDKEFNLIQYLTTQRSKGVIIWLCNIGAEKYWSNISTGVVDRSEDVIVNRIEEMNLLICREQDVIILRKSPDKEYLDMLKKMGYSIPRILTPKNADLLTPISELVRNDIELIEELKNIASQTEDVFFSPYAVTYMEEKIAEMAGLKMLGARSQIGAKVNDKIFNRKISEELGFKVCQGKVCCSIDEIREEYEKLTNSPPYFKKVIIKEPNGASGKGLYVISDKDKLESNLRVIARFARKRADAKWLVEGWYDKKADLNYQIYISPNGTVDVFSIKQQLLNDTVYIGSKIPPDLDEEILNSYKQYGEKIGKYLFGIGYTGVAGIDSIITTDDVIIPIIEINGRFTLSTYISFLNNQIKDVKILSRYFRLISEKPVSHVDLIKEIDKKGILLEPGGREGAFVYTSGTLPTVLPEGQDKYIGRVFAFIASDSWDRIEEYSSILDDIIQSVT
- a CDS encoding UDP-glucuronosyltransferase; protein product: MRKNEFTILCSGFGLGLYIPGLLLGKGLNKYGFYSHVHVFESLISEDKKKSVLKSKEAYHKNFAVALMSTRIQMDMRQCMDIECVENLLRLWEEEDRQDFIVLSGHWLHVLDEYRSKIAPKKINAHILYVDVDLPPSWQSIKSIKPDYKKDIEEVWLYSYEDRSVKYQIPITDKSPVPYIQRDKRFLIHGGGWGMGTYQGKIPELEQAGIPLDIVAYDIKEASERKNGNRYFMVEPNWTAWTRNEYGQYEFPPLSEIKENEKPRYISNDQYHHLFDVTREARAIIGKPGAGTMMDSLGAATPLVMLEPFGDHERKNTEIWEAAGFGIRYERWKESGFSTEILEELHNNILEKKKQITDISLYFTQRK
- a CDS encoding acyl carrier protein — its product is MDISKDKIVEIFSKTVGADISEFADLKVTDDLRDWGLDSLKSIDVIVAIEEEYDIAIEDYDLLLDNFNTVEKMIKLIEKYVQ
- a CDS encoding thioesterase II family protein, whose translation is MNKIKLFCLPYAGGSSLVYKKWENYLDNSIKLNMLELAGRGSRSKEPYYNSMEEAVEDIFSIVKANTDDNEYAIFGHSMGTILAYKLAAKIKDSNMKQPLHLFISGRYPPNIKKEERNIYLLPEEEFIQEVKSRGGLPEKLFRYEALLQKAIETLRADFKILETGGYQPIIKKVDCNISVLSGKEDSLSEEFDISMWREYTEKECSFYVFEGGHFYIHNNAEGIVNIINKTLMREKANS
- a CDS encoding nucleotidyltransferase domain-containing protein — its product is MHREELSLERQLVLMTAVIVEESQSERLKEIVESEDLNWAEVIYQAITHRTLNMLYYNLDKYNLFALREPEFKRLCKSQWNVYGQRNKFYLDRLAEIMERFEKANLVVPILKGNLLASVVYPAIEARIFNDLDLIMQLSDVNVLTKELEALGYIQGEYDEKTNVITEASRKVKILQQMNSHEIQEFLKNSDNEFAKVIEVDVNHDILWKGNCPYKVDTRDLIKRAIPIEVNGVKAYMLDYIDNIIQLSCHLYKEATLMIYIDGIKDLKIYKFSDLYMYIKKFYDKIDWELLVERVKSYNLDKVVYYNFYYIELMFGEIIPSFVNDALKPDDLTYLDEYAVESQEPSIWQFDFFTRLFDVNRMLKVDKKQREKMEKFIDAKRNKFAD
- a CDS encoding class I adenylate-forming enzyme family protein, which gives rise to MLEADYSPWNLFEESCQKYFNNVMVIYNDKEYTYGQISEKAIDFSQCIKNWDFKIGGVYLPNSVEFITCMLALNKNKKAFVSLSYQFKGSALIELINYTDIELLITDKKGYDAIKDRIDETNIRVIMLLQESGEFESLEYSDKTKREIRDINENTFGICFTSGSTSTPKAIVLSNYAIVGNALSVAEHLGFTSDDKTIIPRSLAQASPISGDVLMAISRGGTIIILNNVFHPAIFLKAIEQHKATNFYIVRTMLLQVLEYPKLNDFDLSSIKRILIGGMINPLTIYQKTAEKFPWVKIYNAYGTSEASARVSFGEHEDVITLPCVIGKPMRGCGIKVYKDDGSEADIGEIGEVYIQSDFMMDCYYKNEQVTRESLSDKGFRTRDIGYKDEQGRFYVLSRNDDMIMQGGSRAYPIDIEEVLLKHEAVKECAVIGVDDEMLGQRIVALVCLKPESDAKTKDLFKWCMNELEDRKVPKEIYIIESIPRNVIGKISKKDVKDLYEQITSKKER